In a genomic window of Anoplopoma fimbria isolate UVic2021 breed Golden Eagle Sablefish chromosome 6, Afim_UVic_2022, whole genome shotgun sequence:
- the slf2 gene encoding SMC5-SMC6 complex localization factor protein 2 isoform X2, which yields MRRATENQRKPQTLSEYFPPRNKVKDLGFQQSRPHFRPFLPETPMKPSQLPNRLSHPPPRRMLPLQSPELCHRDRLGPPQHPFPPPHLIHPAGPIHSPGFVPSNPTHIGSPVNGSHPMAGVRLAPLQHQNHQPPGSLCSSRSTPVSPTNSGTTAIRPQPQPQPQPQPPPPPPGIFHPASPQFMKDLSNHSPSSHIRGDQGTESKVTMSYSGSKNVMPQRQAPSKDQSSDVSSSIHTIQLHRPPITQSFYTRGVQEGHPLPLSDAEHWITGNNQWSSWGYQPSPITPSADRSSGSSVPAMHNPVVPCQDQQHKHTPSSENLIPAVDLNYTSQKRQREIEDHDDNPKKLCLSDTNSGKAQSPKPTVGNSLSPSQQSQPSARHPSVLEQLPKTTNSLLCTEPACGQSTCSELPSTYTPTQSSCASPSFKPCVKNRPPMGAKQAYINSSQNQILKLIELRSPSKNTGEESLKKRSKENDKRDKPSSLFSSELPQKDTGSSPYVQSGSHHSGHTQQSTSDLPVKTLSRGDPMEESRKTDSSTPKPSPKANSASLSCRLVERNKTARPRKPVAVPNDIDELFTPDPMTYVVSSGHKTAKPKMLGIKSPTSEKSCSSSTVTSSSAPVYESSCHTTTSPHAVDSKVSSLSSAHHAQVTLPTVALERVKLENFKSICSKDGEFKHSSITSSGRRRESFDCSHSPLPERRTSEGPGKPVIEEDPIDVELDLGLSFALDLDLTQSSQSSEEEQLLSLQEMMDRVTKPPATPEKIAFSEPSTPGHHSSQSKTPLPTTKSGIYKNNLDQMLKEINTNKRAKEIETQLLTACKEDLLRIAEYEEAEENREEGVSTEQQEFLQRYSLMSNAIREVPPGEAVFNLEKFGQIFNQDTLQLRRCMVNPQGTAQKTLLWSSPAQLRLHVNIGLFQEAYDCRTPCPAQVTRFLFKMMSVHSERLVSEKILQALCDIACTSAYQIVKNGNQHFKVWVPSLADVALVVMNMGVAFITLFPFENLQPPFNEGDLLEDIFIKSESPSSNKEQNTFPEHNCNNILKYLSYCMGLCPRVYSDDELLLLLTMVGKVGLDTRLILQSSVELYPLQYKIVNNFRDWNTMLPRICLALTDLTDDHHNMCLLVQLLPDNTRGKQLRRHLSLSMISKLLDGNCTYRPTEKEFQLSELRPYLPRMQPSTILRGMMSSFSRSQKDKEEDTLDQQSYYLCYSLLTLANEASNFQFFPAHQKKQLLSLCSELETHVKCDIRESEKCLYRSKVKDLVARIYTKWQMLLQRTRPLHGKLYDYWQPVDTLTSSQEEQEMDNSDDGEGPVMEEDEDEGTFETEEDLTIAEEEEVREEGDDTMDYTNEKGDDVKTEEKVEDDTTDETNKTGDNVKPEDMEADNAMDDTNETGDNMKPEEMEADHAMDDTHRELNLQMEPKAHEQIEAGNMKLTEVETENLVDTRETSNQNQVAAGDLVS from the exons CTCTCAGCTCCCTAACCGGCTTTCTCACCCACCTCCCAGGAGAATGTTGCCACTTCAAAGCCCTGAGCTGTGCCACAGGGACAGACTAGGTCCACCACAGCATCCGTTTCCACCACCGCACCTAATTCATCCTGCGGGACCAATCCATTCTCCAGGGTTTGTTCCAAGCAACCCAACTCACATTGGTTCCCCAGTGAATGGGTCCCATCCCATGGCAGGGGTCAGACTGGCTCCTCTTCAGCACCAGAACCATCAACCTCCAGGGTCTCTCTGCTCGTCGAGGTCTACTCCAGTCAGCCCAACTAACAGTGGTACTACAGCTATTAGGCcacagcctcagcctcagcctcagcctcagcctccgCCTCCGCCTCCCGGTATCTTTCATCCTGCATCTCCACAATTCATGAAGGATTTAAGCAACCACTCCCCGTCATCCCACATCAGGGGAGATCAAGGGACTGAATCCAAGGTCACTATGTCTTACTCAGGAAGCAAAAATGTAATGCCACAAAGACAAGCTCCAAGCAAG GATCAATCCAGTGATGTGAGCAGTTCCATACATACTATCCAGCTCCACAGGCCCCCAATAACCCAATCATTTTACACCAGAGGTGTGCAAGAAGGTCACCCACTGCCCCTCTCAGACGCAGAGCATTGGATCACGGGGAACAACCAGTGGTCCTCATGGGGCTACCAGCCTTCTCCCATTACCCCGTCTGCTGACAGGAGTAGTGGTTCCAGTGTACCCGCCATGCACAACCCTGTAGTCCCTTGCCAG gaccaacaacataaacatacacCCTCAAGTGAAAACTTAATTCCAG cagTGGATTTGAATTACACATCTCAGAAGAGGCAACGGGAGATTGAGGACCACGACGACAATCCCAAGAAACTGTGTCTTTCCGATACGAACTCTGGCAAAGCACAGTCACCAAAACCCACGGTTGGCAACTCACTCAGCCCGTCGCAGCAGTCTCAGCCGTCAGCGAGACATCCTTCGGTCTTGGAACAGTTACCCAAAACCACAAATAGCCTTCTGTGCACAGAACCAGCATGCGGCCAATCAACATGCTCGGAACTCCCATCCACATATACACCCACCCAGTCGTCCTGTGCATCACCGTCATTCAAACCTTGTGTAAAGAATAGACCACCGATGGGAGCAAAGCAAGCCTATATAAATTCCAGCCAGAATCAAATTTTGAAGTTAATAGAGTTAAGATCACCTTCAAAAAATACAGGTGAAGaaagtttaaagaaaagaagcaaagaaaacGATAAACGGGACAAACCAAGCTCTTTGTTCTCCTCTGAGCTGCCCCAGAAGGACACAGGTAGCTCACCTTATGTCCAGTCAGGCAGCCACCACTCTGGTCATACTCAGCAAAGTACCTCAGACTTACCAGTCAAGACCTTGAGCAGAGGTGATCCGATGGAGGAGAGCAGAAAAACGGACAGTAGCACTCCCAAGCCATCCCCAAAAGCAAATTCTGCTTCTCTGAGTTGTCGCTTGGTAGAACGGAATAAAACTGCCCGTCCACGAAAACCTGTTGCAGTCCCGAATGACATAGATGAGCTTTTCACGCCTGATCCCATGACCTATGTAGTCAGCTCCGGCCATAAGACTGCAAAGCCCAAGATGCTTGGGATCAAGTCCCCCACCTCAGAGAAAAGCTGCTCATCCAGCACTGTGACCAGCTCCAGTGCTCCAGTTTATGAATCCTCTTGTCACACAACGACTTCCCCTCATGCAGTAGACTCCAAAGTCTCTTCCTTGTCATCAGCACATCACGCACAAGTCACCTTGCCAACTGTTGCTTTAGAGCGGGTAAAACTTGAAAACTTCAAATCCATTTGCTCAAAAGACGGTGAATTCAAACACAGCTCCATCACTTCTTCAGGCAGGCGGCGAGAGAGTTTTGATTGTTCTCATTCTCCACTGCCGGAGAGGCGGACAAGTGAAGGGCCTGGAAAGCCGGTTATTGAAGAGGATCCTATAGATGTGGAACTGGACCTGGGCCTGAGCTTTGCGTTAGATTTGGATCTAACCCAGAGCTCCCAAAGCAGTGAGGAGGAGCAGCTTCTTTCCTTGCAGGAGATGATGGATCGTGTTACCAAGCCTCCAGCTACACCAGAGAAGATAGCCTTCTCCGAGCCTAGTACACCTGGACATCACAGCAGCCAGTCAAAAACG CCATTGCCAACCACAAAGTCAGGCATCTATAAAAACAATCTTGACCAGATGCTGAAGGAAATTAACACCAATAAAAG GGCGAAAGAGATTGAGACACAACTTCTAACTGCGTGTAAAGAGGACCTTTTGAGAATAGCTGAAtatgaggaggctgaggagaaCCGGGAGGAGGGCGTCTCCACTGAACAACA GGAATTCCTGCAACGCTACTCTTTGATGTCCAACGCCATCAGAGAAGTGCCTCCTGGAGAAGCAGTGTTCAACCTGGAGAAATTTGGCCAGATCTTCAACCAAGATACGCTGCAGCTCAGGCGATGCATGGTCAATCCACAGGGGACAGCGCAGAAAACGCTTCTTTG GTCCAGCCCTGCTCAACTGAGACTGCATGTTAATATTGGATTGTTCCAGGAAGCTTACGACTGTCGCACGCCCTGTCCAGCTCAGGTTACCCGTTTCCTATTCAAG ATGATGTCAGTCCATAGTGAGAGACTGGTATCCGAAAAGATACTACAGGCTCTCTGTGACATTGCCTGCACTTCTGCTTATCAGATAG TGAAAAATGGAAACCAGCATTTTAAAGTGTGGGTGCCGAGTCTGGCCGATGTGGCGCTGGTTGTGATGAATATGGGAGTTGCGTTTATTACTCTCTTCCCTTTTGAGAACCTGCAGCCTCCATTCAACGAGGGAGATTTGCT ggaggacatttttatcaaaagtgagAGTCCCTCGAGTAACAAGGAACAGAACACTTTCCCTGAACACAACTGCAACAACATCTTGAAG TACCTGTCATACTGCATGGGCCTCTGTCCACGAGTGTACAGTGACGAtgagctgctgttgctgctgactATGGTGGGAAAGGTGGGCCTGGACACAAGGCTCATCCTCCAGTCTAGTGTGGAACTGTACCCTCTACAGTACAAAATTGTCAACAACTTCAGGGACTGGAACACCATG CTGCCAAGAATCTGTCTGGCCCTTACTGATCTGACAGATGACCACCACAACATGTGCCTGCTAGTTCAACTGCTGCCTGACAACACACGCGGAAA GCAACTGCGTCGACATCTGAGCCTGTCCATGATCTCCAAACTGTTGGACGGAAATTGTACTTACAGACCTACAGAAAAGGAGTTTCAG CTCTCTGAACTGAGGCCCTACCTGCCCCGTATGCAACCCTCTACCATTCTCCGAGGCATGATGAGCTCCTTCAGCAGGAGTCAGAAAGATAAAGAAGAGGACACCCTCGACCAACAG TCTTACTACCTCTGCTATAGCCTTCTGACCTTGGCAAATGAAGCTTCCAATTTTCAGTTCTTCCCAGCTCATCAAAAG AAACAGCTGCTGTCGCTGTGCTCTGAGCTGGAAACGCATGTTAAGTGTGACatcagagagagtgagaaatgTCTTTATCGGAGCAAG gtTAAGGACCTGGTGGCCAGGATCTACACCAAGTGGCAGATGCTCCTTCAGAGGACCCGGCCTCTCCAT GGTAAGCTGTACGATTATTGGCAGCCTGTTGATACGTTGACAAGCAGCCAAGAAGAGCAGGAGATGGACAACAGTGATGATGGAGAGGGGCCcgtgatggaggaggatgaagacgaGGGAACCTTTGAAACCGAAGAGGATTTAACGAtcgctgaggaggaggaggtgagggaagaGGGAGACGATACAATGGATTACACAAACGAGAAGGGTGACGACgtgaaaacagaagaaaaggtGGAAGACGATACAACGgatgaaacaaacaagacagGGGACAACGTGAAGCCAGAAGACATGGAGGCAGACAATGCAATGGATGACACAAACGAGACGGGGGACAACATGAAGCCAGAAGAAATGGAGGCAGACCATGCAATGGATGACACCCACCGGGAGTTGAACCTACAGATGGAGCCTAAAGCACATGAGCAAATAGAAGCTGGAAACATGAAGCTTACTGAGGTGGAGACTGAGAATCTGGTTGATACAAGAGAAACTTCTAACCAGAACCAGGTTGCAGCAGGTGATTTAGTGTCATag
- the slf2 gene encoding SMC5-SMC6 complex localization factor protein 2 isoform X1 has translation MRRATENQRKPQTLSEYFPPRNKVKDLGFQQSRPHFRPFLPETPMKPSQLPNRLSHPPPRRMLPLQSPELCHRDRLGPPQHPFPPPHLIHPAGPIHSPGFVPSNPTHIGSPVNGSHPMAGVRLAPLQHQNHQPPGSLCSSRSTPVSPTNSGTTAIRPQPQPQPQPQPPPPPPGIFHPASPQFMKDLSNHSPSSHIRGDQGTESKVTMSYSGSKNVMPQRQAPSKDQSSDVSSSIHTIQLHRPPITQSFYTRGVQEGHPLPLSDAEHWITGNNQWSSWGYQPSPITPSADRSSGSSVPAMHNPVVPCQDQQHKHTPSSENLIPAVDLNYTSQKRQREIEDHDDNPKKLCLSDTNSGKAQSPKPTVGNSLSPSQQSQPSARHPSVLEQLPKTTNSLLCTEPACGQSTCSELPSTYTPTQSSCASPSFKPCVKNRPPMGAKQAYINSSQNQILKLIELRSPSKNTGEESLKKRSKENDKRDKPSSLFSSELPQKDTGSSPYVQSGSHHSGHTQQSTSDLPVKTLSRGDPMEESRKTDSSTPKPSPKANSASLSCRLVERNKTARPRKPVAVPNDIDELFTPDPMTYVVSSGHKTAKPKMLGIKSPTSEKSCSSSTVTSSSAPVYESSCHTTTSPHAVDSKVSSLSSAHHAQVTLPTVALERVKLENFKSICSKDGEFKHSSITSSGRRRESFDCSHSPLPERRTSEGPGKPVIEEDPIDVELDLGLSFALDLDLTQSSQSSEEEQLLSLQEMMDRVTKPPATPEKIAFSEPSTPGHHSSQSKTQPLPTTKSGIYKNNLDQMLKEINTNKRAKEIETQLLTACKEDLLRIAEYEEAEENREEGVSTEQQEFLQRYSLMSNAIREVPPGEAVFNLEKFGQIFNQDTLQLRRCMVNPQGTAQKTLLWSSPAQLRLHVNIGLFQEAYDCRTPCPAQVTRFLFKMMSVHSERLVSEKILQALCDIACTSAYQIVKNGNQHFKVWVPSLADVALVVMNMGVAFITLFPFENLQPPFNEGDLLEDIFIKSESPSSNKEQNTFPEHNCNNILKYLSYCMGLCPRVYSDDELLLLLTMVGKVGLDTRLILQSSVELYPLQYKIVNNFRDWNTMLPRICLALTDLTDDHHNMCLLVQLLPDNTRGKQLRRHLSLSMISKLLDGNCTYRPTEKEFQLSELRPYLPRMQPSTILRGMMSSFSRSQKDKEEDTLDQQSYYLCYSLLTLANEASNFQFFPAHQKKQLLSLCSELETHVKCDIRESEKCLYRSKVKDLVARIYTKWQMLLQRTRPLHGKLYDYWQPVDTLTSSQEEQEMDNSDDGEGPVMEEDEDEGTFETEEDLTIAEEEEVREEGDDTMDYTNEKGDDVKTEEKVEDDTTDETNKTGDNVKPEDMEADNAMDDTNETGDNMKPEEMEADHAMDDTHRELNLQMEPKAHEQIEAGNMKLTEVETENLVDTRETSNQNQVAAGDLVS, from the exons CTCTCAGCTCCCTAACCGGCTTTCTCACCCACCTCCCAGGAGAATGTTGCCACTTCAAAGCCCTGAGCTGTGCCACAGGGACAGACTAGGTCCACCACAGCATCCGTTTCCACCACCGCACCTAATTCATCCTGCGGGACCAATCCATTCTCCAGGGTTTGTTCCAAGCAACCCAACTCACATTGGTTCCCCAGTGAATGGGTCCCATCCCATGGCAGGGGTCAGACTGGCTCCTCTTCAGCACCAGAACCATCAACCTCCAGGGTCTCTCTGCTCGTCGAGGTCTACTCCAGTCAGCCCAACTAACAGTGGTACTACAGCTATTAGGCcacagcctcagcctcagcctcagcctcagcctccgCCTCCGCCTCCCGGTATCTTTCATCCTGCATCTCCACAATTCATGAAGGATTTAAGCAACCACTCCCCGTCATCCCACATCAGGGGAGATCAAGGGACTGAATCCAAGGTCACTATGTCTTACTCAGGAAGCAAAAATGTAATGCCACAAAGACAAGCTCCAAGCAAG GATCAATCCAGTGATGTGAGCAGTTCCATACATACTATCCAGCTCCACAGGCCCCCAATAACCCAATCATTTTACACCAGAGGTGTGCAAGAAGGTCACCCACTGCCCCTCTCAGACGCAGAGCATTGGATCACGGGGAACAACCAGTGGTCCTCATGGGGCTACCAGCCTTCTCCCATTACCCCGTCTGCTGACAGGAGTAGTGGTTCCAGTGTACCCGCCATGCACAACCCTGTAGTCCCTTGCCAG gaccaacaacataaacatacacCCTCAAGTGAAAACTTAATTCCAG cagTGGATTTGAATTACACATCTCAGAAGAGGCAACGGGAGATTGAGGACCACGACGACAATCCCAAGAAACTGTGTCTTTCCGATACGAACTCTGGCAAAGCACAGTCACCAAAACCCACGGTTGGCAACTCACTCAGCCCGTCGCAGCAGTCTCAGCCGTCAGCGAGACATCCTTCGGTCTTGGAACAGTTACCCAAAACCACAAATAGCCTTCTGTGCACAGAACCAGCATGCGGCCAATCAACATGCTCGGAACTCCCATCCACATATACACCCACCCAGTCGTCCTGTGCATCACCGTCATTCAAACCTTGTGTAAAGAATAGACCACCGATGGGAGCAAAGCAAGCCTATATAAATTCCAGCCAGAATCAAATTTTGAAGTTAATAGAGTTAAGATCACCTTCAAAAAATACAGGTGAAGaaagtttaaagaaaagaagcaaagaaaacGATAAACGGGACAAACCAAGCTCTTTGTTCTCCTCTGAGCTGCCCCAGAAGGACACAGGTAGCTCACCTTATGTCCAGTCAGGCAGCCACCACTCTGGTCATACTCAGCAAAGTACCTCAGACTTACCAGTCAAGACCTTGAGCAGAGGTGATCCGATGGAGGAGAGCAGAAAAACGGACAGTAGCACTCCCAAGCCATCCCCAAAAGCAAATTCTGCTTCTCTGAGTTGTCGCTTGGTAGAACGGAATAAAACTGCCCGTCCACGAAAACCTGTTGCAGTCCCGAATGACATAGATGAGCTTTTCACGCCTGATCCCATGACCTATGTAGTCAGCTCCGGCCATAAGACTGCAAAGCCCAAGATGCTTGGGATCAAGTCCCCCACCTCAGAGAAAAGCTGCTCATCCAGCACTGTGACCAGCTCCAGTGCTCCAGTTTATGAATCCTCTTGTCACACAACGACTTCCCCTCATGCAGTAGACTCCAAAGTCTCTTCCTTGTCATCAGCACATCACGCACAAGTCACCTTGCCAACTGTTGCTTTAGAGCGGGTAAAACTTGAAAACTTCAAATCCATTTGCTCAAAAGACGGTGAATTCAAACACAGCTCCATCACTTCTTCAGGCAGGCGGCGAGAGAGTTTTGATTGTTCTCATTCTCCACTGCCGGAGAGGCGGACAAGTGAAGGGCCTGGAAAGCCGGTTATTGAAGAGGATCCTATAGATGTGGAACTGGACCTGGGCCTGAGCTTTGCGTTAGATTTGGATCTAACCCAGAGCTCCCAAAGCAGTGAGGAGGAGCAGCTTCTTTCCTTGCAGGAGATGATGGATCGTGTTACCAAGCCTCCAGCTACACCAGAGAAGATAGCCTTCTCCGAGCCTAGTACACCTGGACATCACAGCAGCCAGTCAAAAACG CAGCCATTGCCAACCACAAAGTCAGGCATCTATAAAAACAATCTTGACCAGATGCTGAAGGAAATTAACACCAATAAAAG GGCGAAAGAGATTGAGACACAACTTCTAACTGCGTGTAAAGAGGACCTTTTGAGAATAGCTGAAtatgaggaggctgaggagaaCCGGGAGGAGGGCGTCTCCACTGAACAACA GGAATTCCTGCAACGCTACTCTTTGATGTCCAACGCCATCAGAGAAGTGCCTCCTGGAGAAGCAGTGTTCAACCTGGAGAAATTTGGCCAGATCTTCAACCAAGATACGCTGCAGCTCAGGCGATGCATGGTCAATCCACAGGGGACAGCGCAGAAAACGCTTCTTTG GTCCAGCCCTGCTCAACTGAGACTGCATGTTAATATTGGATTGTTCCAGGAAGCTTACGACTGTCGCACGCCCTGTCCAGCTCAGGTTACCCGTTTCCTATTCAAG ATGATGTCAGTCCATAGTGAGAGACTGGTATCCGAAAAGATACTACAGGCTCTCTGTGACATTGCCTGCACTTCTGCTTATCAGATAG TGAAAAATGGAAACCAGCATTTTAAAGTGTGGGTGCCGAGTCTGGCCGATGTGGCGCTGGTTGTGATGAATATGGGAGTTGCGTTTATTACTCTCTTCCCTTTTGAGAACCTGCAGCCTCCATTCAACGAGGGAGATTTGCT ggaggacatttttatcaaaagtgagAGTCCCTCGAGTAACAAGGAACAGAACACTTTCCCTGAACACAACTGCAACAACATCTTGAAG TACCTGTCATACTGCATGGGCCTCTGTCCACGAGTGTACAGTGACGAtgagctgctgttgctgctgactATGGTGGGAAAGGTGGGCCTGGACACAAGGCTCATCCTCCAGTCTAGTGTGGAACTGTACCCTCTACAGTACAAAATTGTCAACAACTTCAGGGACTGGAACACCATG CTGCCAAGAATCTGTCTGGCCCTTACTGATCTGACAGATGACCACCACAACATGTGCCTGCTAGTTCAACTGCTGCCTGACAACACACGCGGAAA GCAACTGCGTCGACATCTGAGCCTGTCCATGATCTCCAAACTGTTGGACGGAAATTGTACTTACAGACCTACAGAAAAGGAGTTTCAG CTCTCTGAACTGAGGCCCTACCTGCCCCGTATGCAACCCTCTACCATTCTCCGAGGCATGATGAGCTCCTTCAGCAGGAGTCAGAAAGATAAAGAAGAGGACACCCTCGACCAACAG TCTTACTACCTCTGCTATAGCCTTCTGACCTTGGCAAATGAAGCTTCCAATTTTCAGTTCTTCCCAGCTCATCAAAAG AAACAGCTGCTGTCGCTGTGCTCTGAGCTGGAAACGCATGTTAAGTGTGACatcagagagagtgagaaatgTCTTTATCGGAGCAAG gtTAAGGACCTGGTGGCCAGGATCTACACCAAGTGGCAGATGCTCCTTCAGAGGACCCGGCCTCTCCAT GGTAAGCTGTACGATTATTGGCAGCCTGTTGATACGTTGACAAGCAGCCAAGAAGAGCAGGAGATGGACAACAGTGATGATGGAGAGGGGCCcgtgatggaggaggatgaagacgaGGGAACCTTTGAAACCGAAGAGGATTTAACGAtcgctgaggaggaggaggtgagggaagaGGGAGACGATACAATGGATTACACAAACGAGAAGGGTGACGACgtgaaaacagaagaaaaggtGGAAGACGATACAACGgatgaaacaaacaagacagGGGACAACGTGAAGCCAGAAGACATGGAGGCAGACAATGCAATGGATGACACAAACGAGACGGGGGACAACATGAAGCCAGAAGAAATGGAGGCAGACCATGCAATGGATGACACCCACCGGGAGTTGAACCTACAGATGGAGCCTAAAGCACATGAGCAAATAGAAGCTGGAAACATGAAGCTTACTGAGGTGGAGACTGAGAATCTGGTTGATACAAGAGAAACTTCTAACCAGAACCAGGTTGCAGCAGGTGATTTAGTGTCATag